A single window of Eucalyptus grandis isolate ANBG69807.140 chromosome 1, ASM1654582v1, whole genome shotgun sequence DNA harbors:
- the LOC104452358 gene encoding phytochrome B, with the protein MIAADESTFRILAYSENARDMLGLTPQSVPSLEKPEVLGIGTDVRTLFTPSSGALLEKAFGAREIMLLNPLWIHSKNSGKAFYAILHRIDVGIVIDLEPTRTEDPALSIAGAVQSQKLAVRAISHLQSLPGGDIKLLCDTVVESVRELTGYDRVMVYKFHEDEHGEVVSESKRADLEPYIGLHYPATDIPQASRFLFKQNRVRMIADCHAMPVHVVQDESLMQPLCLVGSTLRAPHGCHAQYMANMGSIASLAMAVIINGNDEEAVGGRNSMRLWGLVVCHHTSARCIPFPLRYACEFLMQAFGLQLNMELQLASQLSEKHVLRTQTLLCDMLLRDSPTGIVTQSPSIMDLVKCDGAALFYQGKYYPLGVTPTEAQIKDIVEWLLAFHGDSTGLSTDSLADAGYPGAASLGDAVCGMAVAYITKRDFLFWFRSHTAKEIKWGGAKHHPEDKDDGQRMHPRSSFKAFLEVVKSRSLPWENAEMDAIHSLQLILRDSFRDAERSNSKAVVNAPEVDLELQGVDELSSVAREMVRLIETATAPIFAVDVDGCINGWNGKMAELTGLSVEEAMGKSLLHDLVFKESKEIVDKLLQHALQGEEDKNVEIKLKTFGAEHHKKAIFVVVNACSSKDYMNNIVGVCFVGQDITGQKIVMDKFIHIQGDYKAIVHSPNPLIPPIFACDDNTCCSEWNTAVENLTGWTRGEIMGKMLVGEVFGSCCRLKGPDALTKFMIVLHNAIGGQDADKFPFSFFDRHGKYVQALLTANKRVSMDGKVIGAFCFLQIASPELQQALKVQRQQDKKCFSRMKELAYMCQEIRNPLSGIRFTHSLLEATGLTEDQKQFLETSAACEKQMMRIINDADLRSIEDGSLELEKAEFFLGSVMNAVVSQVMILLRERGLQLIRDIPDEIKTLAVCGDQLRIQQVLADFLLNMVRHAPSPEGWVEIHVRPSLKQTDGGLTLVHNEFRIVCPGEGLPPELVQDMFHSSRWMTEEGLGLSMCRKILRLMSGEVQYIRESERCYFIITLELPMPQRSKDID; encoded by the exons ATGATTGCCGCCGACGAGTCGACGTTCCGGATCCTCGCCTACAGCGAGAACGCGCGGGACATGCTGGGGCTCACCCCGCAGTCCGTGCCGAGCCTCGAGAAGCCCGAGGTGCTCGGGATTGGGACCGACGTCCGTACGCTCTTCACCCCCTCCAGCGGTGCTCTGCTCGAGAAGGCCTTCGGCGCGCGGGAGATTATGCTGCTGAATCCCCTCTGGATTCACTCCAAGAATTCCGGGAAGGCGTTCTACGCGATTCTGCACAGGATTGATGTGGGCATTGTGATCGATTTGGAGCCCACCAGGACAGAGGACCCTGCCCTGTCCATTGCTGGGGCCGTGCAGTCGCAGAAGTTGGCGGTGAGGGCGATTTCGCACCTGCAGTCGCTTCCGGGCGGGGATATTAAGCTGTTGTGCGACACCGTGGTCGAGAGCGTGAGGGAACTTACTGGGTACGATAGGGTTATGgtgtacaagtttcatgaagatgaGCATGGGGAGGTTGTGTCTGAGAGCAAGAGGGCGGACTTGGAGCCATATATTGGCTTGCACTATCCTGCCACTGATATTCCGCAAGCATCGAGGTTCTTGTTTAAGCAGAACCGAGTTAGGATGATTGCGGACTGCCATGCTATGCCGGTTCATGTCGTACAGGACGAGAGTCTGATGCAACCTCTGTGCTTGGTTGGGTCGACACTCCGTGCCCCTCATGGTTGTCATGCGCAGTACATGGCTAACATGGGCTCCATTGCATCGTTAGCTATGGCTGTCATTATAAATGGCAATGATGAAGAAGCCGTTGGAGGTCGAAACTCGATGAGGCTATGGGGTCTGGTGGTTTGTCATCACACGTCGGCCAGGTGCATCCCTTTTCCACTTCGATATGCCTGTGAGTTCTTGATGCAGGCCTTTGGACTTCAATTAAACATGGAATTGCAGTTGGCATCTCAATTGTCTGAAAAGCATGTTTTGAGGACCCAAACCTTGTTGTGTGACATGCTTCTTCGGGATTCCCCTACTGGAATTGTCACTCAGAGTCCTAGTATCATGGACCTGGTGAAATGCGATGGTGCGGCACTCTTTTATCAAGGAAAGTACTACCCACTTGGTGTGACGCCGACGGAAGCCCAGATAAAGGATATCGTGGAGTGGTTATTAGCATTTCATGGAGACTCAACTGGTTTGAGCACGGACAGTTTGGCTGATGCCGGATACCCTGGGGCAGCCTCACTTGGGGATGCAGTATGTGGGATGGCTGTTGCTTATATCACTAAGAGGGATTTTCTGTTCTGGTTTCGGTCCCATACAGCAAAAGAGATAAAATGGGGTGGTGCTAAACATCATCCCGAGGATAAAGATGATGGGCAGAGGATGCACCCGCGTTCTTCTTTTAAGGCATTTTTGGAAGTGGTCAAGAGCCGGAGTTTGCCATGGGAGAATGCAGAGATGGACGCAATTCACTCTTTGCAGCTCATTTTGCGTGACTCGTTTAGAGATGCTGAGCGCAGTAACTCCAAGGCTGTCGTCAATGCTCCAGAAGTGGATCTCGAGTTGCAAGGCGTGGATGAATTAAGCTCGGTTGCAAGGGAGATGGTTCGTTTGATAGAAACTGCAACTGCTCCTATATTTGCTGTGGATGTTGATGGTTGCATAAATGGGTGGAATGGAAAGATGGCAGAATTAACGGGGCTCTCGGTTGAAGAAGCGATGGGGAAGTCCTTGCTTCACGATCTTGTTTTTAAGGAATCGAAAGAGATTGTTGACAAACTTTTGCAACATGCCCTACAAG GTGAAGAGGATAAAAATGTAGAGATAAAGTTGAAAACGTTCGGGGCGGAACACCACAAGAAGGCTATTTTTGTGGTGGTTAATGCTTGCTCTAGCAAGGATTATATGAACAACATAGTTGGAGTTTGCTTTGTTGGTCAAGATATTACTGGTCAGAAAATAGTAATGGACAAATTTATACACATCCAAGGTGATTACAAGGCTATCGTTCATAGTCCCAATCCTTTGATCCCTCCAATATTTGCTTGCGATGATAATACTTGCTGCTCTGAATGGAACACTGCCGTGGAAAACCTCACTGGTTGGACACGTGGTGAGATTATGGGAAAGATGCTTGTTGGGGAGGTCTTTGGCAGTTGCTGTCGGCTCAAAGGTCCAgatgcattgacgaaattcatGATCGTTTTGCATAATGCAATTGGAGGTCAGGATGCAGACAagtttcctttctctttctttgaccgACATGGTAAATATGTGCAAGCGCTCTTGACTGCTAATAAGAGGGTCAGCATGGATGGGAAGGTAATTGGAGCCTTCTGCTTTTTGCAAATTGCAAGTCCTGAGCTGCAACAAGCTCTGAAAGTTCAGAGGCAGCAGGACAAGAAATGTTTTTCAAGAATGAAAGAGTTGGCTTATATGTGTCAAGAAATAAGAAATCCTCTGAGTGGCATACGTTTTACTCACTCACTCTTGGAGGCCACAGGCTTGACTGAGGATCAAAAGCAGTTTCTGGAGACTAGTGCTGCTTGTGAGAAGCAGATGATGAGGATAATAAATGATGCTGATCTGCGAAGCATTGAAGATGG TTCATTGGAGCTTGAGAAGGCTGAATTCTTTCTTGGAAGTGTTATGAATGCTGTGGTTAGCCAAGTAATGATATTGCTGAGAGAACGGGGTTTGCAATTGATTCGTGATATTCCAGATGAAATCAAAACTCTGGCTGTCTGTGGTGATCAGCTGAGAATTCAACAAGTATTGGCTGATTTCTTGTTAAATATGGTGAGACATGCTCCATCTCCTGAGGGTTGGGTGGAGATTCACGTGCGTCCAAGTCTGAAGCAAACTGATGGAGGACTAACTCTTGTGCACAACGAATTTAG GATCGTGTGTCCTGGTGAAGGTCTACCTCCTGAGCTGGTTCAAGACATGTTCCATAGCAGTCGTTGGATGACCGAGGAAGGTTTGGGGCTGAGCATGTGCAGGAAGATTTTGAGGCTTATGAGTGGTGAA